The proteins below are encoded in one region of Purpureocillium takamizusanense chromosome 11, complete sequence:
- the CAB2 gene encoding Phosphopantothenate--cysteine ligase (ATP) (COG:H~BUSCO:EOG09263YFX~EggNog:ENOG503NWZU): MARSPTRDSNSASSYSSSGSLSLSFPLGSSSRRGSIDSYCAHSPTSSSSHHHHHHHHHHHSQSTATSSTRSCCSSSHDDDDDDADADDDTIATAMSSSIEAQEDAYFSSNPPPRHLEEHTARAKAFIDLHAAAGRRVVLVTSGGTTVPLEKQTVRFIDNFSAGTRGATSAEKFLEAGYAVIFLHREFSLLPYSRHFSHSKDCFLDFLREDADGRVGVRPGDDGKVRGVLRKYRRAKDEDMLLMLPFLTIGDYLHELRAVSRLMGPLGPSGLLYLAAAVSDFFVPADRMSEHKIQSTDAVKSFKGTASQNTPSSQQQQQQQQIQPSEPQEEEEEEEAFDNFDASPRVPRSKRLVIDLDPVPKFLKSLVDGWAPQGMIISYKLETDPAILVHKARYSLDRYQHHLVIGNLLSTRKWEVVFVSPGREDRWIRAPPPASFGAGGWGDAEGRPLRADELPREDPDVEVEELIIPAVAELHDAHIKAANKKV; the protein is encoded by the coding sequence ATGGCGCGCTCGCCTACTCGTGACTCCAATTCCGCCTCGTCGTATTCATCATCGGGCTCCTTGTCGCTCTCGTTCCCCctcggctcgtcgtcgcggcgagGCTCAATTGATTCTTATTGCGCTCACAGCCccacgtcatcgtcgtcgcaccaccaccaccaccaccaccaccaccaccactcgcAGTCGACGGCCACCAGCTCGAcccgctcctgctgctcctcatcccacgacgacgacgacgacgacgccgacgccgacgacgacaccatcGCCAcagccatgtcgtcgtccattGAGGCGCAAGAGGACGCCTACTTCTCCtcgaacccgccgccgcggcacctGGAGGAGCACACAGCGCGCGCCAAGGCCTTCATCGAcctgcacgccgccgcgggccggcgCGTCGTGCTCGTCACCTCGGGCGGCACGACGGTCCCGCTGGAGAAGCAGACGGTGCGCTTCATCGACAACTTCAGCGCCGGCACGCGCGGGGCCACGAGCGCCGAGAAGttcctcgaggcgggctACGCCGTCATCTTCCTCCACCGCGAGTTCAGCCTGCTGCCGTACTCGCGGCACTTTTCGCACTCCAAGGACTGCTTCCTCGACTTCTtgcgcgaggacgccgacggccgcgtgggcgtgcgccccggcgacgacggcaaggtgcGCGGCGTGCTGCGCAAGTACCGCCgcgccaaggacgaggacatgcTCCTCATGCTGCCCTTTTTGACCATTGGCGACTACCTGcacgagctgcgcgccgtctcgAGGCTCATGGGCCCGCTCGGGCCCTCGGGCCTGCTGTatctcgcggccgccgtgtccGACTTTTTTGTGCCCGCGGACCGCATGTCCGAGCACAAGATTCAGTCGACCGATGCTGTCAAGAGCTTTAAAGGCACGGCCAGCCAAAATACGCCATcgtcccagcagcagcagcagcagcagcaaatTCAACCATCTGAgccgcaagaagaagaggaggaggaagaggcgtTCGACAACTTTGACGCCTCCCCTCGCGTCCCGCGTTCAAAacgcctcgtcatcgacctCGACCCCGTGCCCAAGTTTCTCaagagcctcgtcgacggaTGGGCGCCGCAAGGCATGATCATCTCGTACAAGCTTGAGACCGACCCGGCCATCCTCGTGCACAAGGCGCGCTACTCGCTGGACCGGTACCAGCACcacctcgtcatcggcaacCTGCTCTCGACGCGCAAGTGGGAGGTCGTCTTCGTCAGCCCCGGCCGCGAGGACCGCTGGATccgcgccccgccgccggcgtcgttTGGGGCCGGGGGCTGGGGAGACGCCGAGGGTAGGCCACTcagggccgacgagctgccgcgcgAGGACCCGGACgtcgaggtggaggagctcaTCATCCCGGCGGTGGCAGAGTTGCACGACGCACACATCAAGGCAGCGAATAAGAAGGTATGA
- a CDS encoding uncharacterized protein (EggNog:ENOG503NZQ8~COG:Q) gives MSPGRLEGKVAIVTGAASGFGKGIAEKFAKEGGKVVVADLTEEAGTAVAKAVGGIFVRADVTKTADWEKLLSETLAAYGQLDIVINNAGTTYINKPTEDVTEAEFDLVMNVNVKSIYVSTQVLVRYFMKENRPGAFVTVASTAGTRPRPRLAWYNASKGAAITATKSLAVEYGPRQIRFNTVSPVFGSNTALSSKFLGKPDNPENRAGFVATVPLGRPSSPEDVANACCYLASDEASFITGVNMEVDGGRCV, from the exons ATGTCGCCCGGACGTCTCGAAGGCAAGGTTGCCATCGTCACTGGCGCTGCCTCGGGCTTTGGCAAGGGCATCGCTGAGAAATTTGCAAAGGAGGGCGGCAAAGTGGTCGTTGCGGACCTTACAGAGGAAGCTGGAACGGCCGTGGCGAAAGCAGTCGGGGGCATATTTGTGCGGGCGGATGTCACCAAGACCGCAGACTGGGAGAAGCTTCTTTCGGAGACCCTGGCCGCATACGGCCAGCTGGACATTGTTATCAACAATGCCGGCACCACATACATCAACAAGCCAACCGAGGACGTCACCGAGGCCGAGTTTGACCTCGTCATGAACGTCAACGTCAAGTCGATCTATGTCTCCACCCAGGTCCTGGTCCGGTACTTCATGAAGGAGAACCGCCCAGGCGCCTTCGTCACGGTGGCATCGACGGCAGGCACGCGACCGAGACCACGCTTGGCTTGGTATAACGCATCCAAAGGAGCTGCCATTACGGCGACGAAATCCCTGGCGGTGGAGTATGGTCCGAGGCAAATTCGATTCAACACCGTGTCCCCGGTCTTTGGCAGCAACACTGCCTT GTCATCCAAGTTCTTGGGCAAGCCGGACAACCCTGAGAACAGGGCAGGGTTCGTAGCAACCGTGCCTCTTGGTCGGCCATCTTCGCCTGAAGATGTAGCCAATGCCTGCTGCTATCTCGCAAGCGATGAGGCGTCCTTCATTACTGGAGTGAATATGGAGGTGGATGGAGGGCGATGTGTTTAG
- a CDS encoding uncharacterized protein (COG:S~EggNog:ENOG503P2GB): protein MAAVTKEATSARKLDEELEQLKAEAEKLRSMLKIQCSTILSSKSMQSMIKASESASSSLRRRVKNSSSAAKLKKCSAEQHAYVQQCVYRISAPVTAFKVHDPDPNAVDGGHVLGLRFEIMSRGQFLRPYYVMLNRPFAGSKYLRVHRHTLPPAVPLAGLAAQHLPTPKSADDRNGGESARGQDLDRFVRTLRREIVRYHNRLGVSADLRRRLGLHDASRSTSLPENSIVEVGIADIEAKQIKVTWADERSGRLTMDDDGNVQKLVVFGSRGRDWETTKELFGRYERMEDIAQRLEQHGAAG, encoded by the exons ATGGCTGCAGTCACAAAGGAGGCCACGTCAGCTCGAAAGCTGGACGAAGAACTCGAACAGCTCAAAGCAGAAG CCGAGAAGCTTCGAAGCATGCTCAAGATCCAATGCTCCACCATCCTCTCCTCGAAGTCTATGCAAAGCATGATCAAGGCATCCGAATCGGCTTCATCTtctttgcggcggcgggtaaAGAACTCCTCGTCAGCTGCGAAGCTGAAGAAATGCTCCGCTGAGCAGCACGCCTATGTCCAACAATGCGTCTACCGTATATCCGCACCGGTTACCGCATTCAAGGTTCATGACCCTGACCCCAACGCCGTAGACGGAGGTCACGTTCTCGGCCTGCGCTTCGAAATCATGTCGCGCGGGCAGTTTCTCCGGCCCTACTACGTGATGCTCAACCGCCCCTTCGCAGGGTCCAAGTACCTGCGTGTCCATCGCCACACACTACCACCCGCGGTGCCTCTGGcaggcctcgccgcccaacACCTACCAACCCCAAAATCCGCAGACGACAGAAATGGAGGCGAATCAGCGCGCGGTCAGGACTTGGATCGCTTTGTCCGAACACTGCGGAGAGAGATCGTGCGATACCACAACCGCTTAGGCGTATCAGCGGATCTGCGCAGGCGGCTGGGCTTGCACGACGCGTCTAGAAGCACCAGCCTGCCTGAAAACTCCATTGTCGAGGTTGGGATTGCAGACATTGAGGCGAAGCAGATCAAGGTCACTTGGGCCGACGAGAGAAGCGGCCGCTTAACCAtggacgatgatggcaaCGTGCAGAAGCTCGTTGTTTTTGGCAGTCGAGGCCGTGACTGGGAAACAACCAAGGAGCTGTTTGGAAGATACGAACGCATGGAGGACATTGCGCAGCGACTGGAAcagcacggcgcggccggaTGA
- a CDS encoding uncharacterized protein (EggNog:ENOG503NW00~BUSCO:EOG092624UF~COG:P~TransMembrane:12 (i86-111o123-142i154-173o193-218i230-249o269-290i311-332o352-371i383-407o413-439i451-470o527-547i)), whose translation MGARARRPQSPKNRPPPLSLKGENANGKMSNGVEMRRKTANHESENNVAKNFMSRESFSLDEPVPKTPISSDHGFFELPRQDQRSFLLLVLLYFLQGIPMGLAMGSVPFLLKNHMSYGEIGTFSLASYPYSLKLFWSPFVDAVWSPRIGRRKTWIVPIQLLSGFGMLWLGSHVEKMMEMTGKPGGPTVWTFMLWWFFLVLMCATQDIAVDGWALTLLTPANVSYASTAQTVGLTAGHFMSYTVFLALNASDFANKWIRSVPSDEGLVSLGGYLTFWGWAYIAVTIGLGLMKREEKSQNEDGVWDVYKIMWGILKLKNVQTIIIVHLIAKIGFQANDGVTNLKLLDKGFGKDNMALTVLIDFPFEIGVGYYAGMWSQKYTPMRLWCWAFMGRLVAAVFAQFTVAIFPSSGVTSWYLLLVIGEHVFSTFTNTVMFVAVSAFHAKVSDPVIGGTYMTLLATVSNLGGTFPRYFVLKLVDDFTVATCHPNLSVDRSKVKGAIITEAFSCAVQAEKERCDDGGGSCVVTRDGYYMVNMLCVGFGILTLLWYIKPKVLHLQSLPLRAWRLSPSKQ comes from the exons ATGGGTGCCCGAGCCAGACGACCGCAGTCGCCCAAGAACCGACCGCCTCCCCTTTCTCTGAAGGGAGAGAATGCGAACGGCAAAATGAGCAACGGTGTCGAAATGCGGCGGAAAACCGCCAACCACGAATCGGAGAACAATGTTGCGAAGAACTTCATGTCTCGGGAGAGCTTCTCCCTCGACGAACCGGTCCCGAAGACCCCCATTTCGAGCGATCATGGCTTCTTCGAGTTGCCCCGACAGGACCAGCGAAGCTTTCTCCTCTTGGTCCTGCTCTACTTTCTTCAGGGCATCCCAATGGGCTTGGCGATGGGGTCTGTACCCTTCCTGCTCAAGAACCACATGTCATATGGCGAAATCGGCACGTTTAGTCTGGCATCCTACCCCTACTCGCTGAAGCTATTCTGGAGCCCTTTCGTCGACGCTGTATGGAGCCCGCGAATTGGCCGTAGAAAGACGTGGATTGTGCCCATTCAGCTCTTGTCCGGCTTTGGCATGCTCTGGCTGGGCTCCCATGTTGAGAAGATGATGGAGATGACAGGCAAGCCCGGCGGGCCTACCGTTTGGACCTTCATGCTGTGGTGgttcttcctcgtcctcatgTGCGCGACACAGGACATTGCCGTCGATGGCTGGGCGCTTACGCTGCTGACCCCCGCCAACGTCTCCTACGCATCCACGGCCCAGACAGTCGGCTTGACCGCGGGGCACTTCATGTCGTACACCGTGTTCCTGGCATTGAACGCCAGTGACTTCGCCAACAAGTGGATTCGCTCCGTCCCATCCGACGAGGGCTTGGTGTCCCTGGGAGGATATCTTACCTTCTGGGGCTGGGCCTACATCGCCGTCACCATTGGACTTGGCTTGATGAAGCGCGAAGAGAAGTCGCAGAACGAAGACGGCGTGTGGGACGTCTACAAGATCATGTGGGGCATCCTCAAGCTCAAGAACGTCCAGACCATCATCATTGTTCATCTCATTGCCAAGATCGGCTTCCAGGCCAATGATGGCGTCACCAATCTCAAGCTCCTGGACAAGGGCTTCGGCAAGGACAACATGGCGCTCACCGTGCTCATCGACTTTCCGTTTGAGATTGGAGTTGGCTATTACGCAGGCATGTGGTCGCAAAAGTACACGCCAATGAGACTTTGGTGCTGGGCCTTCATGGGACGGCTTGTCGCGGCCGTGTTTGCTCAATtcaccgtcgccatcttcCCTAGCAGCGGGGTGACATCGTGGTATctgctcctcgtcatcggggAGCATGTGTTCTCGACATTCACAAACACGGTCATGTTTGTTGCTGTGTCTGCGTTCCACGCCAAGGTGTCGGATCCGGTCATTGGCGGCACATACATGACTCTGCTCGCAAC TGTCTCGAACCTCGGCGGGACCTTTCCGCGGTATTTCGTGTTGAAGCTCGTGGATGATTTCACCGTTGCTACCTGCCATCCGAATTTGTCGGTCGACCGTTCCAAGGTCAAAGGGGCAATCATCACGGAGGCCTTCTCTTGTGCAGTGCAAGCCGAAAAGGAGCgctgcgacgacggaggCGGCTCCTGTGTCGTGACCCGGGATGGATACTACATGGTCAACATGCTGTGCGTGGGCTTTGGCATTTTGACGCTCTTGTGGTATATCAAGCCCAAGGTGCTGCACCTGCAAAGCCTGCCGCTGCGCGCCTGGAGATTATCGCCGAGCAAGCAATGA
- a CDS encoding uncharacterized protein (COG:S~SECRETED:SignalP(1-17~SECRETED:cutsite=ASA-HQ~SECRETED:prob=0.4860)~EggNog:ENOG503PN92): MKTAVFVTLSAAAVASAHQARAPLGLGLDIGDLVSVDVCVGLDLKLPLGINLETDGCPNHKPPAGRVPVWHPPHKVPIDDCDQTDEDEWHYVRPCGCGEHEHVWTTSTLTQTHVSTIYDCPPAVTSCPARHTTVTVGATTTVCPVPVSSTPVATSTPAASISTSWVHVVPPVTQSPPPPHTHIHTHTHTHTQQPPVTQPPVTQPPTTQAPPTQAPPAPTTPAVKVPPVSWAPSQVHPPVGTGSYSVPVPIGSAPSVPGHNNTVPPVMAGASTNGQVGILAAVGLVAAFFL; this comes from the coding sequence ATGAAGACCGCTGTCTTCGTGACCCtttctgccgccgccgtggcttCGGCCCACCAGGCTCGCGCTccgcttggccttggcctcgatATTGGCGACCTCGTCAGCGTCGACGTCTGCGTGGGCCTCGACCTCAAGCTGCCTCTGGGCATCAACCTCGAGACGGATGGCTGCCCCAACCACAAGCCCCCTGCGGGCCGCGTCCCCGTCTGGCACCCTCCTCACAAGGTCCCCATCGACGACTGCGACCAgaccgacgaggacgagtggCACTACGTTCGCCcttgcggctgcggcgagcaTGAGCACGTCTGGACCACCAGCACCCTCACCCAGACTCACGTGAGCACGATCTACGACTGCCCTCCCGCGGTCACcagctgccctgcccgccacaccaccgtcaccgtcggagccaccaccaccgtctgCCCGGTTCCTGTTTCCAGCACCCCGGTGGCCACGAGCACTCCCGCTGCCTCGATCTCCACCTCCTGGGTCCACGTTGTGCCTCCCGTCACGCAgagccctcctcctcctcacacTCACATTCacacccacacccacacccacacccaGCAGCCTCCGGTCACTCAGCCTCCTGTCACCCAGCCTCCGACTACGCAGGCGCCTCCCACTCAGGCTCCTCCCGCTcccaccacgcccgccgtGAAGGTTCCCCCGGTCTCCTGGGCTCCTAGCCAGGTTCACCCTCCCGTCGGCACTGGCTCCTACTCTGTTCCCGTCCCCATCGGCTCTGCTCCCAGTGTCCCTGGCCACAACAACACTGTTCCTCCGGTCATGGCCGGAGCTTCCACCAACGGCCAggtcggcatcctcgccgccgtcggcctcgtcgcggctTTCTTCCTCTAA
- the YAE1 gene encoding Essential protein Yae1, N terminal (COG:S~EggNog:ENOG503P6BT): MHFQPVEASDEDAYLPHGGGGGLEAAAASRAAHDELLDDVFGSESPSPSTRHQDLWGAAHPSDMHRLETEHATAGYREGITASKESSMQAGFDEGFSLGAAIGLQVGQLLGTLEAVSDALKGETGDAATMAGSRLETAREELATGRIFSTDYWAPDGNWTYKVEGGEGDDVLFSDVAKAHPLLRKWNDIVDEQIKQWKIDPTILHEENAVRLTSTEDGPLISSTPLSSNKPLDW; this comes from the coding sequence ATGCACTTCCAGCCGGTAGAGGcctcggacgaggacgcgtACCTGCCGCatggtggaggcggtggcTTGGAAGCGGCCGCAGCGTCAAGGGCGGCTCACGATGAGCTACTTGATGATGTCTTTGGCTCTGAGTCCCCCTCGCCGTCTACCCGCCATCAGGACCTTTGGGGCGCTGCTCACCCATCAGACATGCACCGCTTGGAGACGGAGCATGCGACGGCAGGGTATCGAGAGGGAATCACCGCATCCAAGGAGTCCAGCATGCAGGCGGGCTTCGACGAGGGGTTCAGTCTAGGTGCGGCCATTGGGCTGCAGGTTGGTCAGCTGCTCGGCACGCTCGAAGCAGTTTCCGACGCGCTCAAGGGCGAAActggcgacgcggcgacgatggcgggaTCGCGGCTGGAAACGGCACGGGAGGAGCTCGCCACAGGCCGCATCTTCAGCACCGACTATTGGGCGCCGGACGGTAACTGGACGTACAAGGTCGAGGGTGGCGAGGGAGACGATGTGCTCTTCTCAGACGTGGCAAAGGCTCACCCCCTCCTCCGGAAATGGaacgacatcgtcgacgagcaaATCAAGCAATGGAAGATCGACCCGACTATTTTGCACGAGGAGAATGCGGTGCGATTGACCTCAACCGAGGACGGACCGCTCATCTCTTCCACCCCCCTGTCATCAAATAAGCCCTTGGATTGGTAA
- the LEU2_3 gene encoding 3-isopropylmalate dehydrogenase (EggNog:ENOG503P0CQ~COG:E), with protein sequence MHATTFSILVLPGDHVGPEVMAEALKVLDVIEECRPGVKFERTFDLAGGCSIDEHGTPITEEVLDKASKSNAVLFGSVGGPEWANRSPNPESGLLRLRQRLDAFANLRPCEVIVPSLIDASPLKPEILRGTKFIVVRENCGGAYFGDKQETPDLASDLWVYTPPEVERLARVSAAVAQIMGCSGDGKGGGGPAVVWSADKANVLASGRLWRRVTSEVFAKEFPDVELQHQLADSMAMLMVKNPRGFNGVIHTDNTFGDILSDISGGIVGSLGILPSASISGIPGKGKCNGIYEPVHGSAPDIAGKGVVNPVAQILSLAMMLRYSCLLVDEAAAIEKAVELVFDTKESGGLGMRTRDMGGQAGTREVGDAICEVVRNLLQG encoded by the coding sequence ATGCATGCCACGACTTTCAGTATTCTAGTCCTGCCCGGAGACCATGTTGGTCCTGAGGTCATGGCCGAGGCACTCAAGGTCCTCGATGTGATTGAGGAGTGCCGGCCCGGCGTCAAGTTCGAGCGCACTTTCGACCTCGCCGGTGGATGCAGCATCGACGAACACGGAACGCCAATCACTGAAGAGGTCCTCGATAAAGCGAGCAAAAGCAATGCGGTCCTCTTTGGCAGCGTCGGAGGCCCGGAATGGGCCAACCGCTCTCCCAATCCCGAGTCCGGgctgctccgcctccggcAGCGACTGGACGCCTTTGCCAACCTGCGGCCGTGCGAAGTCATTGTTCCCTCGCTCATCGACGCCTCACCTCTGAAGCCAGAGATCCTGCGCGGCACCAagttcatcgtcgtcagggagaactgcggcggcgcctacTTTGGCGACAAGCAGGAGACGCCAGACCTCGCCTCCGATCTCTGGGTCTACACGCCACCAGAGGTAGAACGGTTGGCTCGCGTATCGGCTGCCGTCGCACAGATTATGGGATGCTCTGgggacggcaagggcggaGGTGGTCCGGCAGTGGTCTGGAGCGCTGACAAGGCAAACGTTctcgccagcggcaggctCTGGCGCAGGGTTACATCCGAGGTGTTCGCCAAGGAGTTCCCTGATGTTGAGTTGCAGCACCAGCTTGCCGATAGCATGGCCATGCTCATGGTCAAGAACCCGCGCGGGTTCAACGGGGTTATCCATACCGACAATACGTTTGGAGACATTCTATCCGATATCTCAGgaggcatcgtcggcagccttggcATCCTCCCCAGTGCAAGCATCTCGGGCATTCCGGGCAAGGGCAAGTGCAACGGCATCTACGAGCCGGTTCATGGGAGTGCCCCAGACATTGCCGGCAAAGGCGTTGTGAACCCGGTCGCACAGATTTTGAGTCTGGCTATGATGCTCAGGTACTCTTGCCTGCTtgttgacgaggcggcggccatcgaGAAAGCTGTCGAGCTTGTCTTCGATACCAAAGAGTCTGGTGGGCTCGGCATGCGGACGCGAGACATGGGAGGCCAGGCCGGGACACGTGAGGTTGGCGACGCCATCTGCGAAGTCGTCAGGAACCTTCTGCAGGGTTAA